From Quercus lobata isolate SW786 chromosome 1, ValleyOak3.0 Primary Assembly, whole genome shotgun sequence, one genomic window encodes:
- the LOC115992492 gene encoding ATPase family AAA domain-containing protein At1g05910-like isoform X2, translating to MAVRTSNRLQRRPKMYRRTYMYYTSNIRKQKSRSKSKTSRTTASEILKMLCVHTTPNNEEDYTESSSGTENEEEEEDLMRPSMTMSHDDDELSSPNRSRKINMEETKPTIPKAMAREEKRLCVVSDDDDEQQGTSTTSVKKKAGQDDDMVHNNNGNDVDNNDIDSDDDKGEVEGEDEGEDAVQGDDEQEGRRRYDLRNCADLKKLSMELEDVDDGQNEDNDKVEGKDDGEEAVQGDVEQEGRRRYNLRNAGIRTLSMELEGTSVEKAGQDHDKVNLGNDVVDNIDAISDDNQNEDDDKGEGEGEDEGEVAVRGDDEQEGRRRYDLQNRAYVQELSMELEVEGEDDEDDGEGEDDGDDEEEGKEEQEGLRRYDLRNRADIRRLSMQEEGKPCPRPIRSPQRVLHQGMGINYKVGRGVRNGSGSRVHKRPAEDSSDDSFLVDELDQGPAVIPSGGGGGGSRSGLPWLLGGLEEMHGTSTVWGLNDVAAYLSGWDHQNQGDAFTAGLSSKVGADIQSLQVDDLSVSFNDIGGLSNYIDALKEMVFFPLLYPDFFASYHITPPRGVLLCGPPGTGKTLIARALACAASKAGQKVSFYMRKGADVLSKWVGEAERQLKLLFEEAQRNQPSIIFFDEIDGLAPVRSIKQEQIHNSIVSTLLALMDGLDSRGQVVLIGATNRIDAIDGALRRPGRFDREFNFPLPGYEARAEILDIHTRKWKHPLSEELKLELAACCVSYCGADLKALCTEAAICAFREKYPQVYTSDDKFVIDVDSVEVEKYHFIEAMSTITPAAHRGAVVHSRPLSSVVVPCLQRHLQKVMNTISDIFLPIAMSSELTKLSMPSYSFAAVYRPRLLIYGGEGTGLDNIGPAILHEMEKFPVHSLGLPSLLSDPSAKTPEEALVHIFGEARRTTPSILYLPQFNLWWDNAHEQLRAVLQTLLEELPSDLPILLLGTSSVPLAKIEDVPSSVFSHRSVYQVSEPATEDKSLFFDHLIKAALSEGMTKKSPKSASQLPELPKAPKLPSGPKVSELKAKIEAEQHALRQLRMCLRDVCNRILYDKRFSAFHYPVLDEDEDAPNNRSIIQNPMDMSTLLQRVDSKQYSTCSTFLQEIDLIVSNAKAYNGNDYNGARIVSRAYELQDAVHGMLSQMDPALVAYCDKIAAQGGPVHLPDDMAGYTFTFPSSNPVVQLGSTVSRASALLHNVHQLEVNLDQSYDGAIMKRPKKNADIATLATASTAEDKSRHHQDSQLQAKSSKEPDQTHDTNNPERPETSSADGNQHETSAEDVIMSDGDNISNQVESVKLLFVEHTVSYNIPQLERLYTRIMKGVFETKAKVKDDLKPSILKYLLKFSEDEANF from the exons ATGGCGGTGCGAACGAGCAATAGGCTGCAGAGGCGGCCAAAAATGTACAGAAGGACGTATATGTACTATACAAGTAACATCAGGAAGCAAAAGAGCAGGAGCAAGAGCAAGACCAGCAGGACTACCGCATCTGAGATTCTCAAAATGCTGTGTGTCCACACTACTCCCAATAATGAGGAGGATTACACGGAGAGTTCTTCTGGAAcagagaatgaagaagaagaagaagatttaatGAGACCCTCCATGACTATGAGTCACGATGATGATGAGTTATCATCTCCCAATCGTAGTAGGAAGATTAATATGGAGGAGACTAAACCAACAATACCTAAAGCAATGGCAAGAGAAGAAAAACGGTTGTGTGTAGtgtctgatgatgatgatgagcaGCAAGGTACTTCTACTACTTCAGTAAAGAAGAAGGCTGGTCAAGATGATGACATGGTTCATAATAATAATGGGAATGATGTTGACAATAATGACATTGACTCAGATGATGATAAAGGTGAAGTTGAAGGTGAAGATGAGGGAGAGGATGCAGTCCAAGGTGATGATGAACAAGAGGGAAGGAGGAGATATGATCTCCGAAATTGTGCAGATTTAAAAAAACTGTCTATGGAATTAGAAG ATGTAGATGATGGTCAAAATGAAGACAATGATAAAGTTGAAGGTAAAGACGATGGAGAGGAAGCAGTCCAAGGTGATGTTGAACAAGAGGGAAGGAGGAGATACAATCTCCGAAATGCAGGTATACGAACACTGTCTATGGAGTTAGAAGGTACTTCAGTAGAGAAGGCTGGTCAAGATCATGACAAGGTTAATCTTGGGAATGACGTTGTCGATAATATTGATGCCATCTCAGATGATAATCaaaatgaagatgatgataaaGGTGAAGGTGAAGGTGAAGATGAAGGAGAGGTTGCAGTCCGAGGTGATGATGAACAAGAGGGAAGGAGGAGATATGATCTCCAAAATCGTGCATATGTTCAAGAACTGTCTATGGAATTAGAAGTTGAGGGTgaagatgatgaggatgatggtgaAGGAGAGGACGAtggtgatgatgaagaagagggaaaagaagaacaagaggGATTGAGGAGATATGATTTGCGAAATCGTGCAGATATACGAAGACTGTCTATGCAGGAAGAAGGTAAGCCATGTCCAAGACCAATAAGATCTCCTCAAAGAGTATTACACCAAGGAATGGGAATTAATTATAAGGTTGGTCGGGGTGTAAGGAACGGTAGTGGATCAAGAGTTCATAAGCGTCCAGCTGAAGATTCTTCTGATGATTCTTTTCTTGTGGATGAGCTGGACCAAGGCCCTGCAGTAATTCCCAGCGGTGGGGGAGGTGGTGGGAGCAGATCTGGACTTCCTTGGCTTCTTGGGGGACTAGAAGAGATGCATGGGACAAGTACAGTATGGGGATTGAATGATGTTGCTGCATATTTATCAGGTTGGGATCATCAGAATCAAGGTGATGCTTTTACTGCTGGCCTGAGCTCTAAGGTAGGGGCAGACATTCAATCTTTACAGGTTGATGATCTGAGTGTTAGTTTTAATGATATTGGTGGGCTTTCTAATTATATTGATGCTTTGAAGGAAATGGTTTTCTTTCCCTTATTATATCCAGATTTCTTTGCAAGTTATCACATCACCCCACCAAGAGGAGTATTGTTATGTGGTCCTCCTGGCACTGGGAAAACATTAATTGCAAGAGCATTAGCCTGTGCTGCCTCAAAGGCCGGCCAGAAAGTGAGTTTTTACATGCGTAAGGGAGCTGATGTTCTAAGCAAATGGGTTGGTGAGGCCGAAAGACAATTGAAACTACTTTTTGAGGAAGCACAAAGGAATCAGCCCTCCAtcattttttttgatgaaatagaTGGACTTGCTCCTGTGAGGTCTATCAAACAAGAACAAATTCATAATTCTATTGTGTCTACGTTGCTTGCTTTAATGGATGGTCTTGATTCTCGTGGACAAGTTGTTTTAATTGGAGCAACCAACAGGATTGATGCCATTGATGGAGCCTTGCGACGCCCTGGTCGATTTGATCGTGAATTTAACTTTCCTTTGCCTGGTTATGAGGCACGTGCTGAAATATTGGACATTCACACTCGAAAATGGAAACATCCTCTTTCCGAGGAACTAAAATTGGAACTTGCAGCTTGTTGTGTAAGCTACTGTGGAGCTGATTTAAAAGCTCTGTGCACTGAAGCTGCCATCTGTGCTTTTCGTGAAAAATATCCTCAGGTTTACACTAGTGATGACAAATTTGTGATTGATGTTGATTCAGTAGAGGTTGAGAAGTATCACTTTATTGAGGCCATGTCAACAATTACCCCAGCTGCTCACCGTGGTGCTGTTGTGCACTCTAGGCCACTATCTTCAGTAGTTGTGCCATGTCTACAAAGACATCTTCAGAAAGTCATGAATACTATATCAGATATATTTCTTCCAATTGCAATGTCATCAGAGTTGACCAAGCTTTCTATGCCCTCCTATAGTTTTGCTGCTGTCTATAGGCCCCGACTTCTGATTTATGGTGGTGAAGGTACTGGGCTGGATAATATTGGGCCAGCAATTTTACATGAAATGGAGAAATTTCCTGTTCATTCCCTAGGACTTCCGTCTCTTCTTTCAGATCCTAGTGCAAAGACACCAGAGGAGGCACTAGTACATATATTTGGTGAAGCAAGGAGAACTACTCCATCAATACTCTATTTGCCTCAGTTCAACCTTTGGTGGGATAAT GCACACGAGCAGCTCAGGGCTGTCCTGCAGACTTTGCTGGAAGAACTGCCTTCTGACTTACCTATATTGTTACTTGGAACATCCTCAGTTCCACTTGCTAAAATTGAAGATGTGCCTTCTTCAGTATTTTCTCACCGTTCAGT CTACCAAGTCAGCGAACCAGCCACCGAAGACAAATCATTGTTTTTTGACCACTTAATTAAAGCTGCTTTGTCAGAGGGCATGACAAAAAAATCGCCCAAGTCAGCCTCCCAGCTCCCTGAACTTCCCAAGGCACCAAAATTGCCAAGTGGTCCAAAGGTATCTGAGTTAAAAGCCAAGATAGAAGCTGAGCAGCATGCCCTTCGCCAATTGCGGATGTGCCTTAGAGATGTTTGCAACCGGATTTTATATGATAAACGGTTTAGTGCCTTCCATTATCCAGTcttggatgaggatgaggatgctccAAACAACCGTTCAATCATCCAGAACCCTATGGACATGTCTACTCTACTTCAGCGTGTGGATTCTAAGCAGTATAGTACGTGTTCAACATTCTTGCAAGAAATAGATCTCATTGTATCCAATGCCAAGGCTTACAACGGAAATGATTATAACGGCGCTAGGATTGTTAGTAGAGCTTACGAACTTCAAGATGCA GTGCATGGGATGCTTTCACAAATGGACCCTGCATTGGTTGCATACTGTGACAAGATTGCTGCCCAAGGTGGTCCTGTGCATTTGCCAGATGATATGGCAGGTTATACTTTTACTTTCCCATCATCTAACCCTGTTGTGCAGCTGGGAAGTACTGTTAGCAGAGCAAGTGCACTACTTCATAATGTCCACCAACTAGAGGTTAATCTGGATCAAAGTTATGATGGGGCAATCATGAAACGACCAAAGAAGAATGCTGATATTGCTACACTAGCTACAGCTTCAACAGCAGAAGATAAGTCAAGGCATCATCAAGATTCACAACTGCAGGCAAAGTCATCTAAGGAACCTGATCAGACACATGACACAAATAATCCTGAAAGGCCAGAAACCTCTTCTGCTGATGGTAATCAGCATGAAACTTCTGCAGAAGATGTCATAATGTCTGATGGTGATAATATTTCAAACCAAGTGGAATCTGTCAAGCTGCTTTTTGTGGAGCATACAGTTAGCTACAACATTCCACAGCTTGAAAGGCTTTACACACGAATAATGAAGGGTGTTTTTGAAACCAAAGCCAAAGTAAAAGATGATCTTAAGCCTTCAATTTTGAagtatttgttgaaattttccGAGGATGAGGCAAATTTCTGA
- the LOC115992492 gene encoding ATPase family AAA domain-containing protein At1g05910-like isoform X1 → MAVRTSNRLQRRPKMYRRTYMYYTSNIRKQKSRSKSKTSRTTASEILKMLCVHTTPNNEEDYTESSSGTENEEEEEDLMRPSMTMSHDDDELSSPNRSRKINMEETKPTIPKAMAREEKRLCVVSDDDDEQQGTSTTSVKKKAGQDDDMVHNNNGNDVDNNDIDSDDDKGEVEGEDEGEDAVQGDDEQEGRRRYDLRNCADLKKLSMELEGTSVEKADQYHDMDNIGNDVDYNIDADVDDGQNEDNDKVEGKDDGEEAVQGDVEQEGRRRYNLRNAGIRTLSMELEGTSVEKAGQDHDKVNLGNDVVDNIDAISDDNQNEDDDKGEGEGEDEGEVAVRGDDEQEGRRRYDLQNRAYVQELSMELEVEGEDDEDDGEGEDDGDDEEEGKEEQEGLRRYDLRNRADIRRLSMQEEGKPCPRPIRSPQRVLHQGMGINYKVGRGVRNGSGSRVHKRPAEDSSDDSFLVDELDQGPAVIPSGGGGGGSRSGLPWLLGGLEEMHGTSTVWGLNDVAAYLSGWDHQNQGDAFTAGLSSKVGADIQSLQVDDLSVSFNDIGGLSNYIDALKEMVFFPLLYPDFFASYHITPPRGVLLCGPPGTGKTLIARALACAASKAGQKVSFYMRKGADVLSKWVGEAERQLKLLFEEAQRNQPSIIFFDEIDGLAPVRSIKQEQIHNSIVSTLLALMDGLDSRGQVVLIGATNRIDAIDGALRRPGRFDREFNFPLPGYEARAEILDIHTRKWKHPLSEELKLELAACCVSYCGADLKALCTEAAICAFREKYPQVYTSDDKFVIDVDSVEVEKYHFIEAMSTITPAAHRGAVVHSRPLSSVVVPCLQRHLQKVMNTISDIFLPIAMSSELTKLSMPSYSFAAVYRPRLLIYGGEGTGLDNIGPAILHEMEKFPVHSLGLPSLLSDPSAKTPEEALVHIFGEARRTTPSILYLPQFNLWWDNAHEQLRAVLQTLLEELPSDLPILLLGTSSVPLAKIEDVPSSVFSHRSVYQVSEPATEDKSLFFDHLIKAALSEGMTKKSPKSASQLPELPKAPKLPSGPKVSELKAKIEAEQHALRQLRMCLRDVCNRILYDKRFSAFHYPVLDEDEDAPNNRSIIQNPMDMSTLLQRVDSKQYSTCSTFLQEIDLIVSNAKAYNGNDYNGARIVSRAYELQDAVHGMLSQMDPALVAYCDKIAAQGGPVHLPDDMAGYTFTFPSSNPVVQLGSTVSRASALLHNVHQLEVNLDQSYDGAIMKRPKKNADIATLATASTAEDKSRHHQDSQLQAKSSKEPDQTHDTNNPERPETSSADGNQHETSAEDVIMSDGDNISNQVESVKLLFVEHTVSYNIPQLERLYTRIMKGVFETKAKVKDDLKPSILKYLLKFSEDEANF, encoded by the exons ATGGCGGTGCGAACGAGCAATAGGCTGCAGAGGCGGCCAAAAATGTACAGAAGGACGTATATGTACTATACAAGTAACATCAGGAAGCAAAAGAGCAGGAGCAAGAGCAAGACCAGCAGGACTACCGCATCTGAGATTCTCAAAATGCTGTGTGTCCACACTACTCCCAATAATGAGGAGGATTACACGGAGAGTTCTTCTGGAAcagagaatgaagaagaagaagaagatttaatGAGACCCTCCATGACTATGAGTCACGATGATGATGAGTTATCATCTCCCAATCGTAGTAGGAAGATTAATATGGAGGAGACTAAACCAACAATACCTAAAGCAATGGCAAGAGAAGAAAAACGGTTGTGTGTAGtgtctgatgatgatgatgagcaGCAAGGTACTTCTACTACTTCAGTAAAGAAGAAGGCTGGTCAAGATGATGACATGGTTCATAATAATAATGGGAATGATGTTGACAATAATGACATTGACTCAGATGATGATAAAGGTGAAGTTGAAGGTGAAGATGAGGGAGAGGATGCAGTCCAAGGTGATGATGAACAAGAGGGAAGGAGGAGATATGATCTCCGAAATTGTGCAGATTTAAAAAAACTGTCTATGGAATTAGAAGGTACTTCAGTAGAGAAGGCTGATCAATATCATGACATGGATAATATTGGGAATGATGTTGACTATAATATTGACGCAGATGTAGATGATGGTCAAAATGAAGACAATGATAAAGTTGAAGGTAAAGACGATGGAGAGGAAGCAGTCCAAGGTGATGTTGAACAAGAGGGAAGGAGGAGATACAATCTCCGAAATGCAGGTATACGAACACTGTCTATGGAGTTAGAAGGTACTTCAGTAGAGAAGGCTGGTCAAGATCATGACAAGGTTAATCTTGGGAATGACGTTGTCGATAATATTGATGCCATCTCAGATGATAATCaaaatgaagatgatgataaaGGTGAAGGTGAAGGTGAAGATGAAGGAGAGGTTGCAGTCCGAGGTGATGATGAACAAGAGGGAAGGAGGAGATATGATCTCCAAAATCGTGCATATGTTCAAGAACTGTCTATGGAATTAGAAGTTGAGGGTgaagatgatgaggatgatggtgaAGGAGAGGACGAtggtgatgatgaagaagagggaaaagaagaacaagaggGATTGAGGAGATATGATTTGCGAAATCGTGCAGATATACGAAGACTGTCTATGCAGGAAGAAGGTAAGCCATGTCCAAGACCAATAAGATCTCCTCAAAGAGTATTACACCAAGGAATGGGAATTAATTATAAGGTTGGTCGGGGTGTAAGGAACGGTAGTGGATCAAGAGTTCATAAGCGTCCAGCTGAAGATTCTTCTGATGATTCTTTTCTTGTGGATGAGCTGGACCAAGGCCCTGCAGTAATTCCCAGCGGTGGGGGAGGTGGTGGGAGCAGATCTGGACTTCCTTGGCTTCTTGGGGGACTAGAAGAGATGCATGGGACAAGTACAGTATGGGGATTGAATGATGTTGCTGCATATTTATCAGGTTGGGATCATCAGAATCAAGGTGATGCTTTTACTGCTGGCCTGAGCTCTAAGGTAGGGGCAGACATTCAATCTTTACAGGTTGATGATCTGAGTGTTAGTTTTAATGATATTGGTGGGCTTTCTAATTATATTGATGCTTTGAAGGAAATGGTTTTCTTTCCCTTATTATATCCAGATTTCTTTGCAAGTTATCACATCACCCCACCAAGAGGAGTATTGTTATGTGGTCCTCCTGGCACTGGGAAAACATTAATTGCAAGAGCATTAGCCTGTGCTGCCTCAAAGGCCGGCCAGAAAGTGAGTTTTTACATGCGTAAGGGAGCTGATGTTCTAAGCAAATGGGTTGGTGAGGCCGAAAGACAATTGAAACTACTTTTTGAGGAAGCACAAAGGAATCAGCCCTCCAtcattttttttgatgaaatagaTGGACTTGCTCCTGTGAGGTCTATCAAACAAGAACAAATTCATAATTCTATTGTGTCTACGTTGCTTGCTTTAATGGATGGTCTTGATTCTCGTGGACAAGTTGTTTTAATTGGAGCAACCAACAGGATTGATGCCATTGATGGAGCCTTGCGACGCCCTGGTCGATTTGATCGTGAATTTAACTTTCCTTTGCCTGGTTATGAGGCACGTGCTGAAATATTGGACATTCACACTCGAAAATGGAAACATCCTCTTTCCGAGGAACTAAAATTGGAACTTGCAGCTTGTTGTGTAAGCTACTGTGGAGCTGATTTAAAAGCTCTGTGCACTGAAGCTGCCATCTGTGCTTTTCGTGAAAAATATCCTCAGGTTTACACTAGTGATGACAAATTTGTGATTGATGTTGATTCAGTAGAGGTTGAGAAGTATCACTTTATTGAGGCCATGTCAACAATTACCCCAGCTGCTCACCGTGGTGCTGTTGTGCACTCTAGGCCACTATCTTCAGTAGTTGTGCCATGTCTACAAAGACATCTTCAGAAAGTCATGAATACTATATCAGATATATTTCTTCCAATTGCAATGTCATCAGAGTTGACCAAGCTTTCTATGCCCTCCTATAGTTTTGCTGCTGTCTATAGGCCCCGACTTCTGATTTATGGTGGTGAAGGTACTGGGCTGGATAATATTGGGCCAGCAATTTTACATGAAATGGAGAAATTTCCTGTTCATTCCCTAGGACTTCCGTCTCTTCTTTCAGATCCTAGTGCAAAGACACCAGAGGAGGCACTAGTACATATATTTGGTGAAGCAAGGAGAACTACTCCATCAATACTCTATTTGCCTCAGTTCAACCTTTGGTGGGATAAT GCACACGAGCAGCTCAGGGCTGTCCTGCAGACTTTGCTGGAAGAACTGCCTTCTGACTTACCTATATTGTTACTTGGAACATCCTCAGTTCCACTTGCTAAAATTGAAGATGTGCCTTCTTCAGTATTTTCTCACCGTTCAGT CTACCAAGTCAGCGAACCAGCCACCGAAGACAAATCATTGTTTTTTGACCACTTAATTAAAGCTGCTTTGTCAGAGGGCATGACAAAAAAATCGCCCAAGTCAGCCTCCCAGCTCCCTGAACTTCCCAAGGCACCAAAATTGCCAAGTGGTCCAAAGGTATCTGAGTTAAAAGCCAAGATAGAAGCTGAGCAGCATGCCCTTCGCCAATTGCGGATGTGCCTTAGAGATGTTTGCAACCGGATTTTATATGATAAACGGTTTAGTGCCTTCCATTATCCAGTcttggatgaggatgaggatgctccAAACAACCGTTCAATCATCCAGAACCCTATGGACATGTCTACTCTACTTCAGCGTGTGGATTCTAAGCAGTATAGTACGTGTTCAACATTCTTGCAAGAAATAGATCTCATTGTATCCAATGCCAAGGCTTACAACGGAAATGATTATAACGGCGCTAGGATTGTTAGTAGAGCTTACGAACTTCAAGATGCA GTGCATGGGATGCTTTCACAAATGGACCCTGCATTGGTTGCATACTGTGACAAGATTGCTGCCCAAGGTGGTCCTGTGCATTTGCCAGATGATATGGCAGGTTATACTTTTACTTTCCCATCATCTAACCCTGTTGTGCAGCTGGGAAGTACTGTTAGCAGAGCAAGTGCACTACTTCATAATGTCCACCAACTAGAGGTTAATCTGGATCAAAGTTATGATGGGGCAATCATGAAACGACCAAAGAAGAATGCTGATATTGCTACACTAGCTACAGCTTCAACAGCAGAAGATAAGTCAAGGCATCATCAAGATTCACAACTGCAGGCAAAGTCATCTAAGGAACCTGATCAGACACATGACACAAATAATCCTGAAAGGCCAGAAACCTCTTCTGCTGATGGTAATCAGCATGAAACTTCTGCAGAAGATGTCATAATGTCTGATGGTGATAATATTTCAAACCAAGTGGAATCTGTCAAGCTGCTTTTTGTGGAGCATACAGTTAGCTACAACATTCCACAGCTTGAAAGGCTTTACACACGAATAATGAAGGGTGTTTTTGAAACCAAAGCCAAAGTAAAAGATGATCTTAAGCCTTCAATTTTGAagtatttgttgaaattttccGAGGATGAGGCAAATTTCTGA